In the genome of Acidobacteriota bacterium, the window TGCAGGCAAAGCCATTCAATCCGGCAAAATCCGTCATCAGCGTACCATTAACGCCAAATGTCGTATCCAATGAGCCGTTTACGTTGTAGCGCGCGAGGCCGAATTGGGCATGAGGTATTTCGGGAAGTTCCCCATCTGTTCCTACTGGTATTTCGGTTAGTCCGGTCACTCCTGTCGCAACTATCTTTCCGTTTGGCTGAAGTATTAGGGAAAAAGCAATATCGTGACCGCTAAGATCAGTGGAAACCTTACCGCCTGATCCAAAAGAGCCGTCGAGCGTGCCGTTCGAGTTGTATCGAACCAATGCGAAGTCCTGGCTCAGGCTGCTTTTGGTACCAGCAGCTATGATCTTTCCGTCCGGCTGTGCTGCCACGGTTACCGCTATATCCTCACCAAAGATGTCCGTCACAACGATCCCGCCGTTACCGAAAGACGGATCGAGACCTCCATTGAGATCGTATCGAGCGACGGCAAAATCTCCTTCGCCAAATACATCTGGACGAGACCGTCCGGAGTCAAATAGAGTTGAATTTGTCGAACCGGCAACGACGATCTTTCCATCGGCTAAAACGGAACCGATGCCGATATCGTCGACGTTTCGACCTAAATCGGTGATCACCTTGCCGCCCACCCCAAAACTGGTATCCAAACTGCCGTCAGAGTTGTAGCAGGCCAAAGCAAAGTCATCCTCGTGGCCTTCGCTCCAACTTACGCCAACGGCCACTATCTTGCCGCCGGGTAGTAGAAGCAAACTATTGACCCCATCATGTTCACCACCAAAGTCGGTCGTCACCTTTCCGCCGACACCAAAGTCGCTATCAGGGCTACCGTCACTGTTGTATCGAGCTAAACCGAAATCATCGTCAAAGGGCGGATGTGAGGCGAGCCCGCCGACGAGGATCTTTCCATCCGGCTGCAGCTTAACGGCAAGGGCCATATCACGAAACCCGAAAAAATC includes:
- a CDS encoding PD40 domain-containing protein gives rise to the protein MALAVKLQPDGKILVGGLASHPPFDDDFGLARYNSDGSPDSDFGVGGKVTTDFGGEHDGVNSLLLLPGGKIVAVGVSWSEGHEDDFALACYNSDGSLDTSFGVGGKVITDLGRNVDDIGIGSVLADGKIVVAGSTNSTLFDSGRSRPDVFGEGDFAVARYDLNGGLDPSFGNGGIVVTDIFGEDIAVTVAAQPDGKIIAAGTKSSLSQDFALVRYNSNGTLDGSFGSGGKVSTDLSGHDIAFSLILQPNGKIVATGVTGLTEIPVGTDGELPEIPHAQFGLARYNVNGSLDTTFGVNGTLMTDFAGLNGFACTSVQQNDGKLVVGGTAYISDTDSVFALARYTLRSKQAIAFTSNRDGNSEVYIMNPDGTNQTRLTNNFADDTQPSLSSDGTRIAFMSTRDGNEEIYVMNADGSGQTRLTNGVFSDRYPAFSYDGTRIVFSSFRDGNQEIYVMNADGSGQTRLTDNVATDDQPTFSPDGSGIVFESWRDQNCELYLMNSTGGGLTRLTFVAPFLDEHPVFSPNGSKVAFFSGRDGYPEIYIMNPDGSAAGQADDSDI